Proteins from a genomic interval of Nerophis lumbriciformis linkage group LG01, RoL_Nlum_v2.1, whole genome shotgun sequence:
- the ube4b gene encoding ubiquitin conjugation factor E4 B isoform X3: MEELSADEIRRRRLARLAGGQTSQPNTPLSTPLTSPQRETPPGPLPGPSGVAYGSQSSEGVSSLSSSPSNSLETQSQSLSRSQSMDIDTTSCEKSMSQVDVDSGIENMEVDDSDRREKRNMTEKDTSANSDLSEDQALQLVCKILRVSWKEQHRDVIFLPSLAAEFQHNPKDVFSDFKDLISQILMEVLMMSTQSPVHNTFASLTATSQPIAAAKSPDRHLTLVHPSSQGGSPMGPGTGSFGASSLSSLYGCGSPYPMALDATKRTSPNIPTNPSAPPTPSMPQFIVPPSPPTTTVAPPRQSLNPPSAPMPISQRYRPYSVTSPWGAPSPSSPGQRAFSFFAPSPSPGGPAVPPNTPIPLPATTTHSLSLSSPMAQSQTLSAPAPVVPPSPRTTARQAAFASRIPPSSPLSLLLFAVSDISQDSSDEEPEEEEDFARVQFGSSLGACGGSVSCDSAGDRFTIEACKETEMLNYLIERFESVGMEERKAPKMCNQPNVSQLLSNIRSQCISHVALVLQGSLTQPRSPLHHSLLVPYMLCRNLPYGFIQELVRITHQEEEVFRQIFIPILHGLALAVKECSFDSDNFKYPLMALAEICEIKFGKTHPVCSLVTSLPLWCLKPLSPGCGREIQRLSYLGAFFSLSVFAEDDTKVGDKYFSGPAITIENTRVVSQSLQHHLESARGDLFKVLHNILLNGETRELALSYMAALVNYNVKKAQMQTDDKLVSTDGFMLNFLWVLQQLSMKIKLETVDPFYIFHPRCRLVVSTEETRLKATMEELKSWLSELHDDDATKFSEPKFPTECFFLTLHTHHLSILPGCRRYIRRLRAIRELNRTVEELKNSEGQWKDSPLASRHREMLKRCKTQLKKLVRAKACADVGLLDENLLRRCLQFYSTVIQLILRMVDPAYPNITLPLNPEIPKSFAALPEFYIEDVAEFLLFVVQYAPQVLYEPCVQDIVTFLVVFICSQNYIRNPYLIAKLVEVLFVTNPAVQPRTQRFSEMMENHPLSIKQLVPALMKFYTDVEHTGATSEFYDKFTIRYHISTIFKSLWQNIAHHGTFMEEFNAGKQFVRYINMLINDTTFLLDESLESLKRIHEIQEEMKNKDQWDQLPREQQQSRQSQLTQDERVSRSYLALATETVEMFHILTKQVQKPFLRPELGPRLAAMLNFNLQQLCGPKCRDLKVENPEKYGFEPKKLLDQLTDIYLQLDCARFAKAIADDQRSYSRELFEEVISKMRKAGIKSSIAIEKFKLLSEKVEEIVAKNSQSEMDYSDAPDEFKDPLMDTLMTDPVILPSGNIMDRSIILRHLLNSPTDPFNRQPLTESMLESVPELKERIHAWMREKQGGRLV, encoded by the exons GTGTGGCTTATGGCAGTCAAAGTAGTGAAGGTGTGAGCTCCCTGTCCAGCTCCCCGTCCAACAGCCTTGAGACACAGTCCCAAAGTTTGTCCCGATCACAGAGCATGGACATCGACACCACCTCTTGCGAAAAGAG TATGTCTCAAGTGGATGTGGACTCAGGGATAGAAAACATGGAGGTGGACGACAGCGACCGCAGGGAGAAGAGAAACATGACAGAAAAA GACACCTCTGCAAACTCAGACCTCTCAGAAGACCAGGCTCTGCAGCTCGTTTGTAAGATCCTCCGCGTATCATGGAAGGAGCAGCATAGAGATGTCATCTTCCTCCCTTCGCTGGCAGCTGAATTTCAGCACAACCCTAAAGATG TATTCTCTGATTTCAAAGACCTGATCAGCCAGATCCTGATGGAGGTTCTCATGATGTCCACCCAGTCGCCTGTTCACAACACCTTTGCTAGCTTGACAGCCACCTCGCAGCCAATTGCAGCAGCCAAATCTCCAGACCGCCATTTGACACTGGTGCATCCCTCCAGCCAAGGCGGCAGCCCCATGGGCCCCGGAACGGGGTCCTTTGGTGCCAGTTCTCTGTCTAG CCTGTATGGGTGTGGTAGCCCTTACCCAATGGCTCTGGATGCAACCAAGAGGACTTCACCAAATATTCCTACCAATCCCTCTGCACCTCCTACACCTTCTATGCCGCAATTTATTGTTCCACCCAGCCCACCCACTACTACTGTTGCTCCCCCTAGACAGTCCCTCAACCCTCCATCTGCCCCCATGCCCATCTCTCAGCGCTATCGGCCTTACTCCGTCACATCTCCCTGGGGGGCTCCGTCCCCATCCAGCCCAGGCCAAAGAGCATTTAGCTTTTTTGCGCCGTCTCCGAGCCCAGGTGGTCCCGCTGTGCCCCCCAATACACCGATCCCTTTGCCGGCAACTACCACTCATTCCCTCTCCTTGAGTTCACCCATGGCTCAGAGCCAGACCTTGTCCGCACCGGCCCCAGTGGTTCCCCCTTCTCCCAGAACAACAGCCCGACAGGCCGCCTTTGCTTCCCGGATCCCACCTTCTAG CCCCTTGTCCCTCCTGTTGTTTGCCGTCTCTGACATATCCCAGGACAGCAGCGATGAAGAGCCTGAGGAGGAGGAAGATTTTGCACGGGTTCAGTTTGGGTCAAG TCTTGGGGCATGCGGAGGGTCGGTGTCTTGTGATTCGGCCGGCGACCGCTTCACCATTGAAGCGTGCAAAGAGACAGAGATGCTGAACTACCTCATTGAGCGCTTTGAGAGTGTTGGCATGGAGGAGAGGAAAGCTCCCAAG ATGTGTAACCAACCTAATGTCAGCCAGCTTCTTAGCAACATTCGCTCTCAGTGTATCTCTCACGTTGCCCTTGTCCTTCAAGGTTCTCTGACCCAGCCTAG GAGCCCTCTGCATCATTCTCTGCTGGTCCCTTATATGCTGTGTCGGAACCTTCCATATGGCTTTATCCAGGAACTGGTGCGCATTACCCACCAGGAGGAAGAAGTGTTCAGACAG ATCTTCATTCCTATCCTTCATGGGCTGGCTCTAGCGGTAAAAGAATGTTCCTTTGACAGCGACAACTTTAAATACCCCCTCATG GCATTAGCCGAGATTTGTGAAATCAAGTTTGGAAAGACTCACCCTGTGTGCAGTTTG GTAACGTCGCTTCCTCTTTGGTGTCTCAAACCTCTGAGTCCAGGATGTGGCAGGGAAATTCAGAGACTGTCTTACCTTGGCGCCTTCTTCAGCCTCTCTGTGTTTGCTGAGGATGAT ACCAAAGTAGGAGACAAATATTTCTCTGGTCCAGCTATCACCATTGAGAACACGAGAGTTGTCAGCCAATCCTTGCAGCATCATCTGGAGTCAGCAAGG GGTGACCTCTTTAAAGTTCTTCACAACATCCTACTAAACGGAGAGACACGTGAATTAGCTCTTAGTTACATGGCAGCTTTAGTCAACTACAATGTGAAGAAAGCCCAGATGCAG ACTGATGACAAGCTGGTGTCGACAGATGGCTTCATGCTCAACTTCCTTTGGGTGCTGCAGCAGCTCAGCATGAAGATCAAGTTGGAAACAGTGGACCCCTTCTACATTTTCCACCCCCGTTGTCGCCTTGTCGTCAGCACAGAGGAGACCCGCCTGAAGGCCACCATGGAAGAGCTCAAGAGCTGGCTGTCTGAGCTCC ATGATGATGATGCCACCAAATTCTCAGAGCCCAAGTTTCCCACTGAATGTTTCTTCTTGACCCTGCACACCCACCATTTGTCCATTTTGCCTGGCTGCAGGCGCTATATCCGCAGGTTGCGGGCCATTCGTGAACTGAACAG GACCGTAGAGGAGCTGAAAAACAGTGAAGGCCAATGGAAAGATTCACCACTGGCCAGTCGACATAGAGAGATGCTCAAGCGATGCAAAACACAACTCAAG AAACTGGTTCGAGCCAAAGCATGCGCTGACGTAGGCCTTCTGGATGAGAACCTGCTCCGCAGATGTCTCCAGTTCTACAGCACTGTCATTCAACTCATACTCCGTATGGTAGACCCCGCTTACCCTAA CATCACTTTGCCATTGAACCCTGAGATCCCCAAAAGCTTTGCTGCTCTCCCAGAATTTTACATTGAAGATGTGGCTGAGTTTTTGCTTTTTGTCGTGCA GTATGCTCCCCAAGTTTTATACGAGCCTTGTGTTCAAGACATCGTCACTTTTTTGGTAGTGTTCATCTGCAGTCAGAACTACATCAGGAATCCATACCTTATCGCCAAGTTGGTTGAAGTTTTGTTTGTCACCAACCCTGCTGTGCAGCCTCGCACTCAGCGCTTCTCTGAAATGATGGAGAACCACCCGTTGTCCATCAAACAGTTGGTGCCCGCCCTTATGAAGTTCTACACTG ATGTTGAGCACACTGGTGCCACCAGTGAGTTCTACGATAAGTTCACAATAAGGTACCATATCAGTACCATCTTTAAGAGTCTATGGCAAAACATCGCCCACCACGGCACTttcatggaggagttcaa CGCCGGCAAACAGTTTGTTCGCTACATCAACATGTTGATCAATGACACCACCTTCCTGTTGGATGAGAGCCTTGAGTCTCTGAAGCGCATCCATGAGATTCAAGAGGAGATGAAGAATAAGGATCAGTGGGATCAGCTCCCCAGG GAACAGCAGCAAAGCCGGCAGTCCCAGCTGACTCAGGATGAGCGGGTGTCTCGCTCCTACCTAGCCTTGGCCACAGAGACGGTTGAAATGTTCCACATCCTCACCAAGCAAGTCCAAAAACCTTTCCTCAGGCCT GAGCTGGGGCCGCGTTTAGCCGCTATGCTGAACTTTAACCTCCAGCAGCTCTGCGGGCCCAAGTGTCGGGACCTGAAGGTAGAGAATCCAGAGAAGTATGGCTTCGAACCCAAGAAGCTGTTAGACCAGCTGACCGACATCTACTTGCAGCTGGACTGTGCCCGCTTTGCCAAGGCAATAGCGGACGACCAG CGGTCATACAGTCGAGAGCTCTTTGAAGAGGTCATCTCCAAGATGAGGAAGGCTGGCATCAAGTCATCTATCGCAATTGAAAAATTCAAGCTGCTATCTGAAAAGGTGGAGGAAATAGTTGCCAAGAACTCCCAGTCAGAAATGGACTACAGTGACGCACCTGACGAGTTCAAAG ACCCCTTGATGGACACGCTGATGACCGACCCCGTGATCCTGCCCTCAGGAAACATCATGGATCGATCCATCATCCTGCGCCACCTGCTCAACTCGCCCACTGATCCTTTCAACCGGCAGCCTCTCACAGAGAGCATGCTGGAGTCAG TCCCTGAATTGAAGGAGAGGATCCACGCATGGATGAGAGAAAAACAAGGAGGGCGACTTGTTTAA
- the ube4b gene encoding ubiquitin conjugation factor E4 B isoform X4, which produces MEELSADEIRRRRLARLAGGQTSQPNTPLSTPLTSPQRETPPGPLPGPSGAPAASQLLGLNAHSGTPATSPIGTTGVAYGSQSSEGVSSLSSSPSNSLETQSQSLSRSQSMDIDTTSCEKSMSQVDVDSGIENMEVDDSDRREKRNMTEKDTSANSDLSEDQALQLVCKILRVSWKEQHRDVIFLPSLAAEFQHNPKDVFSDFKDLISQILMEVLMMSTQSPVHNTFASLTATSQPIAAAKSPDRHLTLVHPSSQGGSPMGPGTGSFGASSLSSLGACGGSVSCDSAGDRFTIEACKETEMLNYLIERFESVGMEERKAPKMCNQPNVSQLLSNIRSQCISHVALVLQGSLTQPRSPLHHSLLVPYMLCRNLPYGFIQELVRITHQEEEVFRQIFIPILHGLALAVKECSFDSDNFKYPLMALAEICEIKFGKTHPVCSLVTSLPLWCLKPLSPGCGREIQRLSYLGAFFSLSVFAEDDTKVGDKYFSGPAITIENTRVVSQSLQHHLESARGDLFKVLHNILLNGETRELALSYMAALVNYNVKKAQMQTDDKLVSTDGFMLNFLWVLQQLSMKIKLETVDPFYIFHPRCRLVVSTEETRLKATMEELKSWLSELHDDDATKFSEPKFPTECFFLTLHTHHLSILPGCRRYIRRLRAIRELNRTVEELKNSEGQWKDSPLASRHREMLKRCKTQLKKLVRAKACADVGLLDENLLRRCLQFYSTVIQLILRMVDPAYPNITLPLNPEIPKSFAALPEFYIEDVAEFLLFVVQYAPQVLYEPCVQDIVTFLVVFICSQNYIRNPYLIAKLVEVLFVTNPAVQPRTQRFSEMMENHPLSIKQLVPALMKFYTDVEHTGATSEFYDKFTIRYHISTIFKSLWQNIAHHGTFMEEFNAGKQFVRYINMLINDTTFLLDESLESLKRIHEIQEEMKNKDQWDQLPREQQQSRQSQLTQDERVSRSYLALATETVEMFHILTKQVQKPFLRPELGPRLAAMLNFNLQQLCGPKCRDLKVENPEKYGFEPKKLLDQLTDIYLQLDCARFAKAIADDQRSYSRELFEEVISKMRKAGIKSSIAIEKFKLLSEKVEEIVAKNSQSEMDYSDAPDEFKDPLMDTLMTDPVILPSGNIMDRSIILRHLLNSPTDPFNRQPLTESMLESVPELKERIHAWMREKQGGRLV; this is translated from the exons GTGTGGCTTATGGCAGTCAAAGTAGTGAAGGTGTGAGCTCCCTGTCCAGCTCCCCGTCCAACAGCCTTGAGACACAGTCCCAAAGTTTGTCCCGATCACAGAGCATGGACATCGACACCACCTCTTGCGAAAAGAG TATGTCTCAAGTGGATGTGGACTCAGGGATAGAAAACATGGAGGTGGACGACAGCGACCGCAGGGAGAAGAGAAACATGACAGAAAAA GACACCTCTGCAAACTCAGACCTCTCAGAAGACCAGGCTCTGCAGCTCGTTTGTAAGATCCTCCGCGTATCATGGAAGGAGCAGCATAGAGATGTCATCTTCCTCCCTTCGCTGGCAGCTGAATTTCAGCACAACCCTAAAGATG TATTCTCTGATTTCAAAGACCTGATCAGCCAGATCCTGATGGAGGTTCTCATGATGTCCACCCAGTCGCCTGTTCACAACACCTTTGCTAGCTTGACAGCCACCTCGCAGCCAATTGCAGCAGCCAAATCTCCAGACCGCCATTTGACACTGGTGCATCCCTCCAGCCAAGGCGGCAGCCCCATGGGCCCCGGAACGGGGTCCTTTGGTGCCAGTTCTCTGTCTAG TCTTGGGGCATGCGGAGGGTCGGTGTCTTGTGATTCGGCCGGCGACCGCTTCACCATTGAAGCGTGCAAAGAGACAGAGATGCTGAACTACCTCATTGAGCGCTTTGAGAGTGTTGGCATGGAGGAGAGGAAAGCTCCCAAG ATGTGTAACCAACCTAATGTCAGCCAGCTTCTTAGCAACATTCGCTCTCAGTGTATCTCTCACGTTGCCCTTGTCCTTCAAGGTTCTCTGACCCAGCCTAG GAGCCCTCTGCATCATTCTCTGCTGGTCCCTTATATGCTGTGTCGGAACCTTCCATATGGCTTTATCCAGGAACTGGTGCGCATTACCCACCAGGAGGAAGAAGTGTTCAGACAG ATCTTCATTCCTATCCTTCATGGGCTGGCTCTAGCGGTAAAAGAATGTTCCTTTGACAGCGACAACTTTAAATACCCCCTCATG GCATTAGCCGAGATTTGTGAAATCAAGTTTGGAAAGACTCACCCTGTGTGCAGTTTG GTAACGTCGCTTCCTCTTTGGTGTCTCAAACCTCTGAGTCCAGGATGTGGCAGGGAAATTCAGAGACTGTCTTACCTTGGCGCCTTCTTCAGCCTCTCTGTGTTTGCTGAGGATGAT ACCAAAGTAGGAGACAAATATTTCTCTGGTCCAGCTATCACCATTGAGAACACGAGAGTTGTCAGCCAATCCTTGCAGCATCATCTGGAGTCAGCAAGG GGTGACCTCTTTAAAGTTCTTCACAACATCCTACTAAACGGAGAGACACGTGAATTAGCTCTTAGTTACATGGCAGCTTTAGTCAACTACAATGTGAAGAAAGCCCAGATGCAG ACTGATGACAAGCTGGTGTCGACAGATGGCTTCATGCTCAACTTCCTTTGGGTGCTGCAGCAGCTCAGCATGAAGATCAAGTTGGAAACAGTGGACCCCTTCTACATTTTCCACCCCCGTTGTCGCCTTGTCGTCAGCACAGAGGAGACCCGCCTGAAGGCCACCATGGAAGAGCTCAAGAGCTGGCTGTCTGAGCTCC ATGATGATGATGCCACCAAATTCTCAGAGCCCAAGTTTCCCACTGAATGTTTCTTCTTGACCCTGCACACCCACCATTTGTCCATTTTGCCTGGCTGCAGGCGCTATATCCGCAGGTTGCGGGCCATTCGTGAACTGAACAG GACCGTAGAGGAGCTGAAAAACAGTGAAGGCCAATGGAAAGATTCACCACTGGCCAGTCGACATAGAGAGATGCTCAAGCGATGCAAAACACAACTCAAG AAACTGGTTCGAGCCAAAGCATGCGCTGACGTAGGCCTTCTGGATGAGAACCTGCTCCGCAGATGTCTCCAGTTCTACAGCACTGTCATTCAACTCATACTCCGTATGGTAGACCCCGCTTACCCTAA CATCACTTTGCCATTGAACCCTGAGATCCCCAAAAGCTTTGCTGCTCTCCCAGAATTTTACATTGAAGATGTGGCTGAGTTTTTGCTTTTTGTCGTGCA GTATGCTCCCCAAGTTTTATACGAGCCTTGTGTTCAAGACATCGTCACTTTTTTGGTAGTGTTCATCTGCAGTCAGAACTACATCAGGAATCCATACCTTATCGCCAAGTTGGTTGAAGTTTTGTTTGTCACCAACCCTGCTGTGCAGCCTCGCACTCAGCGCTTCTCTGAAATGATGGAGAACCACCCGTTGTCCATCAAACAGTTGGTGCCCGCCCTTATGAAGTTCTACACTG ATGTTGAGCACACTGGTGCCACCAGTGAGTTCTACGATAAGTTCACAATAAGGTACCATATCAGTACCATCTTTAAGAGTCTATGGCAAAACATCGCCCACCACGGCACTttcatggaggagttcaa CGCCGGCAAACAGTTTGTTCGCTACATCAACATGTTGATCAATGACACCACCTTCCTGTTGGATGAGAGCCTTGAGTCTCTGAAGCGCATCCATGAGATTCAAGAGGAGATGAAGAATAAGGATCAGTGGGATCAGCTCCCCAGG GAACAGCAGCAAAGCCGGCAGTCCCAGCTGACTCAGGATGAGCGGGTGTCTCGCTCCTACCTAGCCTTGGCCACAGAGACGGTTGAAATGTTCCACATCCTCACCAAGCAAGTCCAAAAACCTTTCCTCAGGCCT GAGCTGGGGCCGCGTTTAGCCGCTATGCTGAACTTTAACCTCCAGCAGCTCTGCGGGCCCAAGTGTCGGGACCTGAAGGTAGAGAATCCAGAGAAGTATGGCTTCGAACCCAAGAAGCTGTTAGACCAGCTGACCGACATCTACTTGCAGCTGGACTGTGCCCGCTTTGCCAAGGCAATAGCGGACGACCAG CGGTCATACAGTCGAGAGCTCTTTGAAGAGGTCATCTCCAAGATGAGGAAGGCTGGCATCAAGTCATCTATCGCAATTGAAAAATTCAAGCTGCTATCTGAAAAGGTGGAGGAAATAGTTGCCAAGAACTCCCAGTCAGAAATGGACTACAGTGACGCACCTGACGAGTTCAAAG ACCCCTTGATGGACACGCTGATGACCGACCCCGTGATCCTGCCCTCAGGAAACATCATGGATCGATCCATCATCCTGCGCCACCTGCTCAACTCGCCCACTGATCCTTTCAACCGGCAGCCTCTCACAGAGAGCATGCTGGAGTCAG TCCCTGAATTGAAGGAGAGGATCCACGCATGGATGAGAGAAAAACAAGGAGGGCGACTTGTTTAA